The DNA region ATGCAACCTTTATTTAAAAATGTTAAAGTAATAAAAAGAGAAAAACAACCATTATTACTTAATTATAAAAATAAAAAAATTGCAATATGTCATGGTGATATTTTTACTCCAAAATCTTATGATATATATTGTAAAGTAATTAGAAATCATTATTTATTAATATTTTTAAATATGTTAGATATTAAAAACTTTATATCAAAAAAAATTTATTATGCATTAATTAAAAAAATTATTTGTTTTGATTTTAAAGAGTTTGAAACTTTGGCTTTAAAACGTAGTAGAAATTTTGATGCTGATATTATAGTTGAAGGACATTTTCACCAAGGCAAACAATATACTTTTGGTAATAAAAGATATATAAATATTCCTTCTTTATGCTGTAGTCAAGAGTATAGTATATTAAAAGATGAGCAATTCATAAAAATTAAACTTAATAAATAATTTTATTAAAATATAAAGCAAATATTGTTATATAATCAGATAAATGTGAAAAAGGATAAAAAATCGCAAAATTTGAAGTAGTAAGTGAATATTCACCATCTGGAGATCAACCTCAAGCAATTGAATTATTAAGTAAATCAATAGATGAGGGAAATAAATATCAAACACTTTTAGGAGTTACTGGAAGTGGTAAAACTTATACTATGGCAAAAGTTATTGAGAAAGTTCAAAAACCAACTTTAATAATGACACATAATAAGACTTTAGCCGCTCAATTATATAGTGAATTTAAAGCTTTTTTCCCAAAAAATCATGTTGAATATTTTATTTCATATTATGATTATTATCAACCTGAAGCTTATATCCCTAGAAGTGATTTATTTATAGAAAAAGATTCTTCAATAAATGAAGAATTAGAAAGATTAAGATTAAGTGCAACAGCATCACTTTTATCTTTTGATGATGTAATTGTTATTGCTTCTGTTTCTGCAAACTATGGTTTAGGTAACCCAGAAGAATATAAAGCTATGGTTCAAAGAATAGAAGTTGGTTTTGAATATTCTCAAAAACAGTTTTTACTTAAATTAGTTGAGATGGGTTATAAAAGAAATGATAAGTTTTTTGATAGGGCTGATTTTAGAGTAAATGGTGATGTGATTGATATTTTCCCTGCTTATTATGAAGATGAATTTATAAGAGTTGAATTTTTTGGTGATGAAGTTGAATCTATTACAAAACATGAATACTTGACAAATACAAAAACAAAAAGTTTAGATGAGGTTATAATATATTCTGTTAATCCATTTGTTGTTTCAAATGATAAATTAGAAATTGCAAAAAAACAAATAGAAGATGAATTAAAAGAGAGATTAGAATTTTTTAAACAGGAAGATAAACAAGTTGAATATCAAAGACTTAAACAAAGAGTTGAATTTGATTTAGAGATGATTGAAAGTACAGGTATGTGTAAAGGTATTGAAAATTATGCAAGACACTTAACTGGACAAAAACCAGGTGAAACTCCATATTCTCTTATGAACTATTTTGAACAAATGAAAGAAGATTTTTTATTAATAGTTGATGAATCTCATGTATCTTTACCACAATTTAGAGGGATGTATGCAGCTGATAGAAGTAGAAAAGAAGTATTAGTTGAGTATGGTTTTAGACTTCCCAGTGCCCTTGACAATAGACCATTAAAGTTTGATGAATTTATTAAAAAAGCTCCTCACTTTTTATTTGTGAGTGCTACTCCAAATGAACTTGAAATAGAAAAAAGTTCAGTTGTTGCAGAACAAATAATCAGGCCAACTGGATTACTTGATCCTGTAATTGAGATCATGGATAGTGAATATCAAGTAGAAAAACTTTATGATGAAATAAAAAAAGTAGTAGAGAAAAATCAAAGAGTTTTAGTAACAGTATTAACTAAAAAAATGGCAGAAGAATTGACATCATATTATTCAGATTTAGGAATAAAAGTAAAATATATGCATAGTGAAATTGATGCAATAGAAAGAAATCAAATAATAAGAGAGTTAAGGTTAGGCGAGTTTGATGTATTAGTTGGAATTAATTTACTAAGAGAAGGGCTTGATATTCCTGAAACTTCATTAGTTGCAATACTTGATGCAGATAAAGAAGGGTTTTTAAGAAGTAAAACTTCACTTATTCAAACAATGGGTAGAGGTGCAAGAAATGAAAATGGAAGAGTGATCTTATTTGCAAAAAGAGTAACAGATTCTATGCAGTATGCAATTGATGAAACAAATAGAAGAAGAGAAATACAAAAAGAGTATAATAAAGAACACAATATTATTCCTAAATCAACAAAAAGAAAAATTGATGAAAATCTTAAACTTGAAGAGTATGATGATCTAGCATGGAAAAAACAAAAATTAGAAAAAATGCCAGCAAGTGAAAGAAAAAAGATCTTGCTCGAATTAAATAAAAAGATGACAAAAGCTGCAAAAGATTTAAATTTTGAAGAAGCTATTAGATTAAGAGATGAGATTGAAAAACTAAAAAAAGCATAATAATTAAATTAATATGTAATTACTTTATAAATTTCAATCTTTACTAGTTTATTATTAATAAATTTTGGTGTAAAAGATATTAATAAATTCTCTTCATCTATATCTTTATTAATATTTTTTATTTTCTTATTTTTTTCATAAAAGTAAGTTTTTTTATCTTTTTTTAAATCTTTTACAATTTTTAAGAACTCTTTTTTTTCAATACCAATATATAACTTTTCCCATAATTGTAGATTTAAATTTTCTATAATCTTAAAAGGTTCTTTTGGAGCGTTTTTATAAATTATAAATGAAGTTATTATATCTCCACCACCCATTTCACTTGAGTTAAAAGTTATATAATAATTATCTTTTTTTATAAAATAGTTAATTCTTGTTGATGAATTTGCAGCATCACCACTTTTAATAATGTTAGTTTTGCCTAATGTATTTAAAATTTCTTTTAAAGAAGTTTTATTAAGTTTAAATTCTCCTAATTTTGTATATTTTTCTATAGAAGTATTTGCAAAAATATTTGTTATAAAAAATAAAATAAAAACAAAAAATATTTTTTTCATATTAAAAAAATCCCTATTATAAGTAATATTACTAAAAAGTATATATAATTTTATCTTAATAAAAACTCATTACAATTCTAAAAAATTTAAATAGGATTTATTTTGGCTAATTTAAAAAAAGCTACAAAAGCAGAAATACAAATCATAAAAGAAGCATTTCAACAAAAGTTCTCAAATGCAGTTACTGAATTAAATTATAGAAATGATTATGAATTATTAATTGCTATTATTTTATCAGCACAATGTACAGATAAAAGAGTAAATATTATAACTCCAGCACTTTTTGGAAAATATCCTAGTGTATTTGAACTAGCTGATGCTAAACTTAAAGATGTAAAAGAATTATTAAAAAGCTGTTCTTTTTTTAATAACAAGTCAAAAAATATTATAAAAATGGCTCAAAGTGTAATTGCAAATTATGATGGAAATATTCCCCATAATCAAAAAGAGTTAATTAAACTTGCTGGTGTTGGAAATAAAACTGCAAATGTTTTTATGATAGAGTTTGAAGGAGCAAATCTTATGGCTGTAGATACTCATGTATTTAGAGTTTCTCATAGACTTGGACTTTCGTATGAAAAAACAGTTGAAAAAACTGAAGCTGAGTTGGTAAAAAAGTTAAAAGATGATTTGCATATATTTCATCAAGCTATGGTTTTATTTGGAAGATATACATGTAAAGCTTTAAGTCCTGAGTGTGATAAATGTCTTTTCCCTCATGTTTGTAAAACTAAAAGTTCTTTTAAACCAGGCTGATAAATTTTTTATAATTTATCGCTGTTTTTTTATTCTTTGTTTAAACTCTTCTTTTGAAATATATTTACTATTTGAAGAAAAACTTTTTTGTGTTTTATCCTCTTGTTCAATTATTTTATCTTCAACTTTCAAATTTTTGATTAAACCAATTTTTAAATTTTTTAAAATTGTTAAAACTGTTGTTAGATTTTTATTATCAACTTCAAATGAAACTTTTGCCATGAAACCTCTTTTTATTTAAATTATATCAAAAAATTAATTTAACTTTAAATTAACACATCAAAGTTACGATTCCAAAAACACAAAAGGAAAAGAATGAAAAGAGAGGTAGTTTTATCATTTTTAATTGCTTCAAATTTAATTGGAAATGATAATGTAACTTTGGAACCAGTTTTAGTAACATATAAGATAAATTCGAAAGTAATAAAAAATGTAAGTAAGGAAAATATTAAATCTGCTGATTTAGCAGATGCTTTAATGAAAAATGTTCCTTCAGTTTCTATTGTTAGACGATCAGGAGTTGCAAATGATGTTATTTTAAGAGGACAAAAAAAAGATAATATTAATATATTAATTGATGATGCAAAAATATATGGAGCATGTCCAAATCGTATGGATCCTGCAATTTCTCATATATTAACAAATAATGTAGAAAATATAAATATTATAGAAGGACCTTATGATGTTGAGAATTTTGGTACATTAAGTGGAAAAATTGATATAAAAACAAAAGAACCAAAAAAAGGTTTAGATGGTGAAGTTAATTTAAGTATGGGAAGTTTTGGGTATAAAAAATTAAGTACACAAATTAATGGAGGGAATGATTTTTTTAAATATTTAATATCTGCTTCAAAAGAAAAAAGTGAGCAATATAAAGATGGTAATGGTGATGATTTTTTTTCACAACAAAAAAAATCAGATATGCCTATATCTAATCAATATTCATCTACTCATAATAATATGGATGCATATGAGAAAAAAACTTTTCTTGCAAAAACTATTTTTAATATAGATGATTCATCTGAAATTAAACTATCATATATTGCAAATAGAAGTGATGATATTTTATATCCAACTGGTGGAATGGATGCTCTTTATGATAATTCAAATATATATACTTTGGGATATACAAAAAGAAATTTAGGACAATATTCTAAAAAATTAGATATAGATTATTACTATTCTGATGTTGATCACCCAATGAGTACAAAATATAGAAATAGTGGAAAAATGATGTATATGACAAGTCACATGAAAACTTCAATATGGGGTGCAAAAATTAAAAATAGTATGAATATTTCAAATGCATTACTAACAGTTGGATTAGATACAAGTGAAAGAAACTGGAGAAGTAATAATTATATGAAAAATATAATGACTGGAATGAAGATATCAAGACCTAAAAGCTTTCCTTCAACAGATACGAAAAATAAAGCTATATTTACAAAGTTAGAAAAAAACATAGAAAATTTCAATATTAAATTTGGTTCAAGATATGATTATACAAAAATTGAAAATAGTATTGATGAAAGAAAATTTGCAGCACTTAGTGCAAATATTTTTACTTCATATAAACTTGATGATAAGACAAATATATTCGCAGGAATTGGTAAGTCTTCAAGAGTTCCTGATGCAAGAGAACTTTATTACAGCTCTATGATGAGTGGTTTTAAGTCAAATCCTAATTTAGAAGATACGAAAAATTATGAAGTTGATTTTGGATTTGATAAAAATATTGGTGATTTATATGTTAAGACACAATTCTTTTATTCGAATCTAAAAGATTATATTTATAATATGGGAAATAAATTTGAAAATATTGATGCAAAAGTTTTTGGATTTGATATAAGTGGGACTTATTTATTAACTGATTCATTATTTTTTGATTATGGTATTGCTTATCAAAAAGGTAAGAAGGATGGAAATTATAATGATAAATATTTAGCTGAAATACCACCATTAAAAGCAAATTTTGCATTAAATTATGAATTTAAAGATTCAAAGTTAATTACAGAAGTTATAGCTGTTGATAGTTGGAGTAGTTATGATAAAGAAGCAATGGAGCAAAAATTAGGTGGTTATGCAATTTTTAATATGAAATTTAATCAAAAAGTAAATAAAAATTTAGATATTACATTTGGTATTGATAATATACTTGATAAAACATATAATTCAACAAATACTTATCAAGATATATCATATGTCTCAGTTGATTCTAAAAGAGTTTTATTTAATGATCCTGGAAGAAATATATATTTTAATTTGCGATTTTTATTTTAAAAAATGAATTAAAAAATGTTCTTAAACTTATAAGTACCTTTATTCTAGTATAATTATAATTCCGTTATAAAATATACACAAAGGATACAAGATAAAAGAGCAAGACCCCAATATAATCAAACAAGAATCAAAAGATATTATAATAGATAATTTAAAATATTTAGGAGTAGTTGTAACTATTTTTTTAGTTGTTAATTTAGCATTAAGACTTGATGTGAATTATTTAGTTACTTACACAAGTGAAAGATCTTTTACTGAAGGTTTCCAACTTGCTTTTATTGTTTTTACAATTTTTACTTTTGCAAGAACTTTACCAAAAAGAAAAGATGTAAAACATGCACTTACTTTAATAATTGGATTTTTTATAGTTATTTTAATTAGAGAATTAGATTCTCTATTTGATATGGTTTATCATGGATTTTGGAAAGTCCCAGCAGGAATAGTTACATTATCAGCAATATTTTATGCTTTTAGAAACCTTGCTGTAGGTGTAAATGAATTAGCTGTAGTTTTAAAAGTAAGAGCAATGAAAATGATGATTTGTTCTGTTATGCTTTTATTTGTTTATTCAAGATTATTTGGTATGAAAGTTTTCTGGAAAGATGTATTACACGAAAGTTATATTTATCAAATAAAAGTTATTGCAGAAGAAGGAACTGAGTTATTAGCATATGGACTTATTGCATATGCAGCATATTTAATATGTAAAAATTTAAAAAAAAATGTTATTGATTAGACTTTTTTAAGTCTAATCAAAATCTAGAATAGTTTGAGTCTGTCCTGTACTTCCAAACTCTTCATCAATCTCTTTTGCAATTTGTTTAAAATCAATATTTTCTATTTTTTTAAGAGTTTTATATATATGTTTTTTACCACTTTGAAGTTCTTTTGATTTTATTCCATGTGAGATTGATAAACTAGCTTCAATAAAAGCAGATAATTTATCACACTGTTTTAATGCCTCTCCATCAATTGCATTATATTTATCTAAATTATATTCACTAATATTATCAATTATTTTTATTTTATTGTTATATTTTATTTTATTTAAAAACTCATCTTTCTTTTTATCTTCATATAGACCTAAAAGATATGAAAACTCATCTTTTAAATTATCTGGAATAAAAGGTAAAATATCATCTTCTATTTTTATTATTTCATATTCGGCTATTATATTTGATAGCTCATCAACACTATATTTTACAGGTGAAATTATATCCTTAGTTAAAGCTTCTGGTAAATCATGAAATAGAGCAGTATAAAAATTATTTTGTAATCTTTGATCACAAGCATCAATATTTTTTGAATAAAAATATGCAAAAAGTGCAACAGTTAGCATATGTCCTAATACTGAAGTTTCAGGTATTCTTGGAGTTTGTGCCCATCTTTTTTGAAATCTTAATCTTCCACTTAAATCTATAATTCTTGATAACTTTTTGTTTAGTGCAATCTTTCTTACGCCAATTAGTTCATAATAATCTTCAATTTCATCTTCAACACTTCTTTTTACATTTTCTATATCTGTTAAAAATTTTGATGTTTGATATACAATTGAAAATTCCCATTTTGTTGCTAAATATGATGCTGCTTTTAAAATAAAACGTTCTTTTTTATACATATTTAAATCAGTTAAATACTCTTCAAATTTTTTAAGAAATGTTCCATTTTGAATTGGTTCTAATGAATCTTTTAATTTCTCAATTACCCATGAGTTTATCTCTTTTGATTTTTTTTGTAAAGCTTTTCTAAATACATCTGGTCTTATATCTGTAACTACTATTCTTCTTAAAAACTCAAATATTCCTGCTTCTATTAGATGTGTAAAGTTTATATCTTTTTCAAGTTTTGCAATAAAAAAAGCGATTATAAATTTGTGAGCTTGTTTATCAAGTTCAACTAGTTCAACCATTCTTGGATAATCATTCCATCGTTGAATTGAAGCTGAAGAGAATATATAATCAATAACCTTAGGATTTATCATCTTCATCCTTTTTTATATTTTTATCATCATGAAAGAAAATAAGTTTTTTACCTACTAACATAGAAAAAACTATAACAAACATAATTAAATATACTTGCCAATCTTGCACATATAACCTTTTTTAAAATTTATTCATTATCTCATAAGCTACATAAATGGGCGCTTAGAGGTAAATTTTTAAAAAACTTGATGTAAAATTGAAAATCAGTAGTATAATTTTACAAATTTTTTTAAGGATAAAAATAAATGTCAACTTTGACTGTTAATAACTATATGTTAAAACACTTTGATTTAAGTGCAAAAGAAGTAATGGACTTGTATTTAAAACAAATTGATGTTGAATTAAGTGATTATACTTTTGCAGGAAATTATATATGGTTATCTACTGCAACAGGATTTTATACAATTGTAAATGAAACATTTTGTCTATTTATATTAAACTCTGGTGAACTTAGTATGCTTTTACCTCCAATTGGTAAAAAAGAGAAAACATATGAAGCAATTACAATATGTTTTGAAATAATGAATAGTCATAATAGTAAAAAAAATTATTCAAAAATTGAGTATGTTCATGAAAATATTTTAGAAGGATTTGTTGATTATTTAGAAGAAGGTACTTTGATATATGATATGTTAAAAGATTATCTTATTGAGAAAAAACTTGTTGATTATATTTATAAAGCAGATGATTTAATTGAATTGAAAGGTGATTCATATAAATCAAAAAGAAATGAAATAAATAAGTTTAAAAAGATTTATCCAAATTTTAGAATTGAAGTTTTAGAGAAAAACAAACATGCAAATGATGTATTGAATTTATTTAATAAATGGGTAAAAGATAGAACAACATACATGCCAAAAGAGGAAGTGGAAGTATTTCTTGATGGAATATATTTTGAAAGATTTGCTATAAAAAGATTGATTAATGATTATGAAAATCTTGATGTAATTGGTTTAGTTATTTATATTGATGATGAAATAAAAGGTTTTACTGTTGGTGAAAAAATTACAAATAATACAGCAAGTGTAATTATTGAAAAAACAGATTTTGAAGTTTTAGGTTGTGCTCAATTGATATTTAGAGAATTTACTAAAGTTTTAAAAGATAAATATAATATTGAATATATAAATGTAGGTGATGATATGGGATTTGAAAATTTGAAAAAAGTGAAAATGTCATATAGACCAAATAAATTAATTCCTAAATATACAATTTACCAAAAATGATATATAAAGCAAAAAAAAAGGATTTAAATCTTTTATACCAAATAGAAAAAAATGTTTTTAAAGATGAAATATTTTCTTTGAGTAAGGAATCTTTGAGGTACCATTTAAATAATAATTTGATATTTATAATAAAATATGAAAAAATAAATGTAGGTTATTGTTTATGGCTGGAAAGAAAAAAATATTATAGGTTATATTCATTTGCAATTTTACCAAAATATCAAGGGAAAGGTTTAGCTTCACAGTTGTTGAAATATTGTATAGAAAAATTAAAAGAGAAATCTTTACAACTTGAAGTTAGAGTTTCAAATGAAAAGGCTATTTTATTGTATGAAAGATTTGCATTTAAAAAAGTAAAAGTTTTAAAAGATTATTATAAAAATGAAAATGCTTATTTAATGAAGAGAGTATAAGAGAGTTTCTCTTATGCTCTACAACTTCCCATTTTACCTAAGGCATTTATTTTATCAACTCTTCCTTCATGTCTTCCACCTTGAAAAGTTGCATTATTCCACGCTTCAACAATAGCTTCAATCATTCCATATCCACTAACTCTTTCACCAAGGCAAATAACATTTGCATCATTATGTTCTCTTGCCATTTTTGCAGAATATTCATTGTGGCATAAAGCTGCTCTAATTCCATCAAATTTATTGGCAGCCATTGACATTCCAATTCCAGAACCACAAATTAAAATTCCTTTAGAATTTTCATTTTTTAATACTTCTGTACAAACTTTGGCAGCAAAGTCTGGATAATCAACTCTATCTTTAGAAAAAGGACCTAAATCTATAACTTCATGGCCTTTTTTTTCAAATAACTCTTTTACATAAGCTTTTATATCTATACCTGCATGATCAGCACCAATAAAATATTTCATTAGTATATTCCTTTTTCATGATTGATCTTTATTTCTTTGCCTATTAAATCTTTTTCAATTGACCCAACTGTTCTAAAAACTCTATCCCATCTAACTTTTTTATCTTTATCCCAAGAAAAATAGATAAACCAAGGTTTTCCTACTATATATTTATATTTTACTGTTCCCCAAAATCTTGAGTCATTAGAGTGATCTCTATTATCACCCATCATAAAATATTCACCCTTTGGAACTTTTATTGGTAGCATATTAAATAATGCAGCTGGAGCTAATCCATTATTTACTACATTTGGATCATGATGAATTCCTGGATGTTTCTTTTGATAAGGATTTATAATCCAAAGTTGTCCTTCAACATCAATAATTTGATCTTGAGAATAATTTTTCTTAACGTATTCATTCCCTTCACTTGGATGTAAAAGTAGATTTTTATTTTGGATTAGAACTAAATCTCCTCCTGTTGCAACACATCTTTTTACATAATGAACTTTATCATTATGAGGATATCTAAAAACTACAATATCTCCACGTTGTGGTTTATCTCCATCAATCAAATGACCATTTCCTTTAAAATCAGGTAATATAGGAACTTCAAGCCAAGGAATTCTAGGAACTGGAATACCATAAGAGAATTTTTTTACAAATAACATATCTCCAATAAGCAGTGAGTTTTTCATACTTCCACTAGGAATAACAAAAGCTTGTGCTATAAAGAAAATAATCACTAATACTATGATTACTGTTCCAGTCCAAGAACTAGCCCAGTTATAAGCTTTTTTAATCATTTAATTTTCTTTCTCTTTCTTCTCTTAATTTTGCAGCCTTAATAGTATTTACTAAAAGCATTGCAATTGTCATAGGACCAACCCCACCAGGAACAGGAGTGATGTATGAACATTTTTTTGAAACATTTTCAAAATCAACATCACCAACTAACTTTCCATTATCAAGTCTATTTATACCAATATCAACAACAATAGCACCATCTTTAACCATATCTTCTGTAATTAAATTTACTTTTCCCACACCAACACAAATTATGTCGGCATTTAATGTATGTTCTTTTAGATTTTTTGTATAAATATGACATGTTGTAACTGTTGCATTTGCATTTAATAAAAGTGTACTCATAGGTTTTCCTACAATATTACTTGCACCTACAACACATACATTTTTACCTTCAGGATTTATATTATACTCTTCTAGTAATCTCATCACACCATAAGGAGTAGCAGGAATAAAAGAATCTAAACCTAAAGTCATTCTTCCTGTATTATAAGCATGAAATCCATCAACATCTTTTTCTGGTGCAATTGCTTCTAATATAGCTGTTGTATCTATATGTTTTGGTAATGGAAGTTGTACTAAAATACCATCTATATTTGGATTTTTATTCATCATAGCTAATATTTCTAAGATTTTATCTTGAGATATTGTTTCTGGCATTTCATGTACAATAGAGTAAATACCAGCTTGTTTACAAGCTTTACTCTTCATATTTACATATGCTGCACTAGCTGGATCTGCACCAACTAAAACAACAGCAAGTCCTGGAGTTATATTCTTTTTAGTTTGAAGCTCAATTACATCAGCTTTAACTTCTTCTTTTATTTTATTAGATAGTCCTTTTCCATCAAGTATTGTCATGGGAGTTAAACCTTATATTTGTTTTAATTTTAGGTTGATATAATACCAAAAAGATTTTTACACAAAGGTTAATTTTGAGGTTTATAGTATTATTGTCTTTTCTTATATCTATACCTTTATTTGCAACTCAAGATGATAATTCTTTTATTACTAAGTATGAATATGGAGCAATGCTTTATGAAAACCCAAGAGGAATAGGGTGTAATAAATGTCATGGAAATGGTAAAAAAGAGATAATTTTAGCAAAATACAGAGATAGAAAAGGTGCCTTAAAATATATTAAAGTTCCTCCCATTATCAAAATTAGTTTTGAAGATTTTAAATCTAAGTTAAAATCAGATAAAACTGAATCACTTATAATGCCTACTTATTTTTTAACTGATGATGAGTTAGATTCTTTATATTATTATATTCAAAAGCTAAAATAAATTAAAGCAAAGATTAATAATTTCTTAAGTATAATGCGCAACTTAATTCAAAACAAAGGAAATGTTTATGTTAGAGGGTATCGCAAGAGATAGTATGACAAAACAAGAAACTAAATCTTTAAGAAGAGATGGTTACTTAATTGCTAATATCTATGGAAAAGGTTTAGAAAATATTAATGCTGCATTCAAAATGAATGAATTTATTAGAGCTTTAAAAGCAAAAGAAACACTTGCTTTTGATGTATCTGTTAGTGGAACTACTTTTAAAGTTGTTGTTCAAGAGTACCAAAAATGTCCTATTACTTCAGATTTACTACATGTAGATTTAATGGTAGCACAACCTGGTGTTAAAACTACTTATAAAGTTCCAGTTAAAAGTGTTGGTACACCAATTGGTTTAAAAAACAAAGGTCTATTTGTTTTCCATAAAAAAAGAGTTCCAGTAAAAACTACTATAGAAAATTTACCAGAAAACTTTACTTTAAATGTTGATGCATTAGATACTGGTCATAATATCTTAGTTAGAGATTTAGAATTACCAGAAGGTGTAGAGTGTTTCTTAGATCCAAGAGTGCCAATTGTTGGTGTAATTAAGGCTAAGTAATTAAATATGTCTTTAATAGT from Malaciobacter molluscorum LMG 25693 includes:
- a CDS encoding UDP-2,3-diacylglucosamine diphosphatase yields the protein MFFELKENSLFVADSHYNEKNKQFLIFLEKLKSKEIECKQLILMGDMFDFISSESKYFVKRNQKLLDIINELSNDIDILYFEGNHDYNMQPLFKNVKVIKREKQPLLLNYKNKKIAICHGDIFTPKSYDIYCKVIRNHYLLIFLNMLDIKNFISKKIYYALIKKIICFDFKEFETLALKRSRNFDADIIVEGHFHQGKQYTFGNKRYINIPSLCCSQEYSILKDEQFIKIKLNK
- the uvrB gene encoding excinuclease ABC subunit UvrB codes for the protein MAKFEVVSEYSPSGDQPQAIELLSKSIDEGNKYQTLLGVTGSGKTYTMAKVIEKVQKPTLIMTHNKTLAAQLYSEFKAFFPKNHVEYFISYYDYYQPEAYIPRSDLFIEKDSSINEELERLRLSATASLLSFDDVIVIASVSANYGLGNPEEYKAMVQRIEVGFEYSQKQFLLKLVEMGYKRNDKFFDRADFRVNGDVIDIFPAYYEDEFIRVEFFGDEVESITKHEYLTNTKTKSLDEVIIYSVNPFVVSNDKLEIAKKQIEDELKERLEFFKQEDKQVEYQRLKQRVEFDLEMIESTGMCKGIENYARHLTGQKPGETPYSLMNYFEQMKEDFLLIVDESHVSLPQFRGMYAADRSRKEVLVEYGFRLPSALDNRPLKFDEFIKKAPHFLFVSATPNELEIEKSSVVAEQIIRPTGLLDPVIEIMDSEYQVEKLYDEIKKVVEKNQRVLVTVLTKKMAEELTSYYSDLGIKVKYMHSEIDAIERNQIIRELRLGEFDVLVGINLLREGLDIPETSLVAILDADKEGFLRSKTSLIQTMGRGARNENGRVILFAKRVTDSMQYAIDETNRRREIQKEYNKEHNIIPKSTKRKIDENLKLEEYDDLAWKKQKLEKMPASERKKILLELNKKMTKAAKDLNFEEAIRLRDEIEKLKKA
- the nth gene encoding endonuclease III, yielding MANLKKATKAEIQIIKEAFQQKFSNAVTELNYRNDYELLIAIILSAQCTDKRVNIITPALFGKYPSVFELADAKLKDVKELLKSCSFFNNKSKNIIKMAQSVIANYDGNIPHNQKELIKLAGVGNKTANVFMIEFEGANLMAVDTHVFRVSHRLGLSYEKTVEKTEAELVKKLKDDLHIFHQAMVLFGRYTCKALSPECDKCLFPHVCKTKSSFKPG
- a CDS encoding TonB-dependent receptor plug domain-containing protein, coding for MKREVVLSFLIASNLIGNDNVTLEPVLVTYKINSKVIKNVSKENIKSADLADALMKNVPSVSIVRRSGVANDVILRGQKKDNINILIDDAKIYGACPNRMDPAISHILTNNVENINIIEGPYDVENFGTLSGKIDIKTKEPKKGLDGEVNLSMGSFGYKKLSTQINGGNDFFKYLISASKEKSEQYKDGNGDDFFSQQKKSDMPISNQYSSTHNNMDAYEKKTFLAKTIFNIDDSSEIKLSYIANRSDDILYPTGGMDALYDNSNIYTLGYTKRNLGQYSKKLDIDYYYSDVDHPMSTKYRNSGKMMYMTSHMKTSIWGAKIKNSMNISNALLTVGLDTSERNWRSNNYMKNIMTGMKISRPKSFPSTDTKNKAIFTKLEKNIENFNIKFGSRYDYTKIENSIDERKFAALSANIFTSYKLDDKTNIFAGIGKSSRVPDARELYYSSMMSGFKSNPNLEDTKNYEVDFGFDKNIGDLYVKTQFFYSNLKDYIYNMGNKFENIDAKVFGFDISGTYLLTDSLFFDYGIAYQKGKKDGNYNDKYLAEIPPLKANFALNYEFKDSKLITEVIAVDSWSSYDKEAMEQKLGGYAIFNMKFNQKVNKNLDITFGIDNILDKTYNSTNTYQDISYVSVDSKRVLFNDPGRNIYFNLRFLF
- a CDS encoding HD domain-containing protein; the protein is MINPKVIDYIFSSASIQRWNDYPRMVELVELDKQAHKFIIAFFIAKLEKDINFTHLIEAGIFEFLRRIVVTDIRPDVFRKALQKKSKEINSWVIEKLKDSLEPIQNGTFLKKFEEYLTDLNMYKKERFILKAASYLATKWEFSIVYQTSKFLTDIENVKRSVEDEIEDYYELIGVRKIALNKKLSRIIDLSGRLRFQKRWAQTPRIPETSVLGHMLTVALFAYFYSKNIDACDQRLQNNFYTALFHDLPEALTKDIISPVKYSVDELSNIIAEYEIIKIEDDILPFIPDNLKDEFSYLLGLYEDKKKDEFLNKIKYNNKIKIIDNISEYNLDKYNAIDGEALKQCDKLSAFIEASLSISHGIKSKELQSGKKHIYKTLKKIENIDFKQIAKEIDEEFGSTGQTQTILDFD
- a CDS encoding DUF2156 domain-containing protein → MSTLTVNNYMLKHFDLSAKEVMDLYLKQIDVELSDYTFAGNYIWLSTATGFYTIVNETFCLFILNSGELSMLLPPIGKKEKTYEAITICFEIMNSHNSKKNYSKIEYVHENILEGFVDYLEEGTLIYDMLKDYLIEKKLVDYIYKADDLIELKGDSYKSKRNEINKFKKIYPNFRIEVLEKNKHANDVLNLFNKWVKDRTTYMPKEEVEVFLDGIYFERFAIKRLINDYENLDVIGLVIYIDDEIKGFTVGEKITNNTASVIIEKTDFEVLGCAQLIFREFTKVLKDKYNIEYINVGDDMGFENLKKVKMSYRPNKLIPKYTIYQK
- a CDS encoding GNAT family N-acetyltransferase; translated protein: MIYKAKKKDLNLLYQIEKNVFKDEIFSLSKESLRYHLNNNLIFIIKYEKINVGYCLWLERKKYYRLYSFAILPKYQGKGLASQLLKYCIEKLKEKSLQLEVRVSNEKAILLYERFAFKKVKVLKDYYKNENAYLMKRV
- the rpiB gene encoding ribose 5-phosphate isomerase B — translated: MKYFIGADHAGIDIKAYVKELFEKKGHEVIDLGPFSKDRVDYPDFAAKVCTEVLKNENSKGILICGSGIGMSMAANKFDGIRAALCHNEYSAKMAREHNDANVICLGERVSGYGMIEAIVEAWNNATFQGGRHEGRVDKINALGKMGSCRA